GGCCCTGGTAGTTCGCCATGTCGATGACCTGATCCAACAGGTCGCGAGGCTGGCACGCGGCGAAGGGCCGGTGCAGCGGGCGGTAGTGCTCGTCGATGAGGTAGTCCACGGCGCGTGCGTCGTAGGGCACGCCGCGCTTCTTGCACATCATCTGGAAGATCTCGTGGAACTGCTCTTCGTCCGGGCGCTGCACCTCCAGCTTGTAGCGGACGCGGCGCAGGAACGCGTCGTCCACGAGGTCGCTGGGATCCAGGTTGGTGGAGAACGCGGCGAACACGTCGAAGGGCACCTGGATCTTCTTGCCCGTGTGGAGCGTGAGGATGTCCACGTCGCTCTCCAGCGGGACGATCCACCGGTTGAGCAGGTCCTTGGGGGACACCTTCTGCCGGCCGAAGTCGTCGATGAGGAGCATCCCGTTGGACGCCTTCATCTGGAACGGCGCCTCGTAGTACTTCACCTCCGGGGTGTAGACGAGGTCGAGCATCTCCAGCGTGAGCTCACCGCCCACCACCACCAGCGGCCGGCGGCAGCGCACCCAGCGGCGGTCATACGACGGCATGCCGGGCTCGTCCTCCACGGCGCGGTGGATGTTCGCGTCGAACATCTTCACCACGAAGTCGTCGATGAGCAGCGCGTGCGGGACGAAGATGTCCCCGTCGTAGCAGTTGACCATGCCCTGGCAGATGGCCGTCTTGCCGTTGCCCGGAGGGCCGTAGAAGAAGATGGCGCGCCCGGAGTTCATCGCCGGACCGATGCCGTCGAAGATGTAGTCGCGGATGATCAGGTCGCCGAACTTGTCCTCCATGCGCTGGCGGGTGATGCGATTGCCGCGCACGGTCTGCTGCTTCACGGCGGCGACCCACTCGTTGAACGGCACGGGCGCGGGGCCGTTGTAGCGGTTGCGGTCCAATATCTGCCGCAGCACGTCCGTCACGAAGGTCGTGAGCTGGTAGATCATCGTGGAGCGGCCCACGCCGGATCCGCCACCGCCCCGGATGTCGATGTACTTCTGCCGGCGCAGGCCCTCGATGACCTCGTCCACCAGCGCGGTGGGCAGTTGCAGGCGCGTGGCCACGTCCATGCCGCGCATCTCGCCCGCGAAGAAGATGGCCTTGAGGACCAGCTCCTCCACGAACGTGGTGTTGAGGCCGGCCTCCTGGAGCGACTTCGGCTGCGCGGGCCAGAAGCGGTTCGTCACCGGCGCGTCCGACGCCTCACCGCGCCGGAAGCCACGCCGCTCCGGGCCCACGTAGCCCTGCGGGGGCGCCGAGGACGCGGCGCGACGGTCGGCGCCGGCGGGGCCAGCCGGGCCCCGGCGGTCGGCCTCCGCCGGAGGAGGTCCCCTGCGTTCGGCGTCCGGACCGCGACGCTCCGGGCCGGGGCTCGCGCGGCGGTCGGGGTCCTGCGGCGCGGGCGGAGGACCGGGGGGCGCGGTGCGCCGCTCCGTCTGCACGTCCAGCATCTCTTCGTGGAAGGGCGGCGGCGCTCCCGGCGGGGCCACGCCCGAGGCCTGCGCGGGCGGCACGCGGGGGCGCGGCATCGGGTCGAAGATGACGGAGGGCAGCGGCGCGGACTGCGCGGGCCTTGAGCGGGTGGGCTCCGGCGGCTTGTCTCCGCCCAGGGGCACTCCGGCCATGGTGGGCGAGCGCGGGCGGGGAGGCGTGGCCAGGATGGGGCTCGCCGCGGCGGCGGGCGTCTCCAGGGGGGTGATGCTGCGATTGGGATCCTGCTCGGCGTCGAAGGAAGACGGACCTGGGCCAGGTGGGGGCCTGCGGGAGAAGTCGGTCATCACGGCTCCGTCGGGGGGGGAGGTCACTCTACCCCACCGTCGTGTCAGCGGTGTTAACTTCGGGGCATGAGCTTCTTCCAGGCGCCCCCGGTTCTTGGCAACCAGTACGACGACGACGCGTTCCTGCAGGGCTACCTCGCTCGCACCCTTCCGAACGATTTGTTCCGCTCGCTCCAGGATGACTTCCGGGAGCTGGGAGAGCTGGGAGGCAAGTACTTCTACGAGTTCCAGCAGCGCGACCGGCTGAACGAGCCCGTCCTCACGCAGTGGGACCCGTGGGGCAAGCGCATCGACCACATCGAGGTGACGCCGCTCTGGAAGGAGGCGGAGGCGCTGACGGCGAGGAAGGGCCTGGTCGCGGTGGCCTACGAGCAGAAGAGCGGCGCGCTCAGCCGCGTGCACCAATTCGCGCTGAACTACCTGGTGCAGCCGTCGCTGGACGTCTACTCGTGTCCGCTGGCGATGACGGACGGCGCGGCGCGGTCGCTGCTGTCGCTGGGGAACAAGGCCCTCATCGATCACGCCCTGCCCCACCTGACGTCGCGCGATCCGGCGACGTTCTGGACGTCCGGCCAGTGGATGACGGAGCGCACGGGCGGCTCGGACGTGGGGCTCACGCTGACGGAGGCGCGGCAGTCCCCGGAGGGCTGGCGGCTGCACGGCACGAAGTGGTTCACGTCCGCGACGACGGCGCAGATGGCGCTGACGCTGGCGCGGCCCACGGGCAACGGCCCCGGCGGCAAGGGCCTGGCGCTCTTCTTCGTGGAGACGCGGGACGCGCAGGGCCGGCTCAATGGCATCCAGATCAACCGCCTGAAGGACAAGTTCGGCACGAAGAAGGTGCCCACGGCGGAGCTGACGCTGGACGGGACGCTGGCGACGCCGGTGGCGGGGCTGACGGACGGCATCCGCAACATGGCGATGATGCTGAACGTGACGCGCACCTGGAACGCGATGGGCGCGACGTGGGCCATGCGCCGGGCCCTGGCGCTGGCGCACGATTATGCGAAGCGCCGGGTGCAGTTCGGCGCGCCGCTGTCGGAGAAGCCGCTGCACGTGGACACGCTGGCGGGGCTGGAGGCGGAGTTCCAGGCGGGCTTCCTGCTCGCGTTCCGCGGCGTGGAGCTCCTGGGCAAGCTGGAGACGCGCACGGCGACGGAGCAGGAGCTGCTGTTGCAGCGGCTGGTGACGCCGCTGGCGAAGCTGACGACGGGCCGGCAGGTGGTGCACGTCACGTCGGAGGTGACGGAGTCCTTCGGCGGCGCGGGCTACGTGGAGGACACGGGTTTGCCACGCATCCAGGCGGACGCGCAGGTGCTGTCCATCTGGGAGGGCACGACGAACGTGCTGTCGCTGGACTCGCTGCGCGCGCTGGCGAAGGAAGGCACGCTGGAGGCGTTCTTCCATGAGGTGGAGGGCCGGCTGTCGAAGGTGACGGACGCGGGCCTGCGGCCGTGCGTTCAGACGGCGCACGACGCCCTGGAGCACGCGCGGGCCTGGGTGTCCGGCGCGATGGCGAACCCCACCACGATGGAGGCCGGGGCGCGGCGCTTCTCCCTGACGCTGGGGCGCACGCTGGAGCTGGCGCTCCTGAGCGAGCACGCGCAGTGGTGCCTGGAGCACGGTCACGGTCCGCGCAGCCGCGCCGCCGCGCGCCGGTTCCGGCAGCACGGCGTGGACCTCATCCAGGATGAGATCGACCTGGATGATTCGCGGCTCTTGGGCTGAGGCATCGCGACAGGTGCACACGGCGGGCGCCGCCATTAAGAAGCGGGCGCCATGTCCGTCCTGAGTCCCGAGCAGTGCCAGCGCTTCGCCGCCGAGGGGTATCTCGTCCTGCCGTCCTTCGTGGACAGTGGGACGTGCGAGCGGATGCGGACCGTCATCCTGGAGCAGCTCGCGTCCGGTGACGGTCCGGTGGAGTACGAGGCCGACGTGGCCTATCCGGGCTCACCGGCCAGCATCGAAGCCGAGGGCGGCCGGACGGTGCGGCGGTTGTTGAAGGCCCATGGGCGCTCTGCCCTGTTCGCGGCGTGGTTCGACGACGCGCGGATGGTGGAGGCGCTGGGGCAGCTGCTGGAGGGGCCGGTGGTGCAGGCGCGGGCGCATCACAACTGCGTGATGACGAAGCAGCCGCGCTTCTCGTCGGACACGGGCTGGCACCAGGACGTGAGGTATTGGGCCTTCACGCGGCCGGAGCTGATCTCCACGTGGTTGGCGCTGGGCGCGGAGACGCCGGAGAACGGCGGTCTCAAGGTATTGCCCGGCACGCACCGCATGCAGTTCGCCCCGGAGCGCTACGACGCGAAGCTGTTCCTGCGGCCGGAGCTGCCGGAGAACGCGTCGCTCATCGCGGGTGCGCAGTACGTGAGGCTGTCCCCCGGAGACGTGCTGCTCTTCCACGCGCGGCTGTTCCACGCGGCGAGCCGGAACCACACGCAGGACACGAAGTACTCCGTGGTGGCCACGTACCGCGGGACGGACAACCTGCCCGTCCCGGGCTCACGTTCCGCGAGGGATTGAACCCTGCGTCACCAATACCCGCTCACGCAGGAACGACTCGAGGGGCGGCTTCCGGCAGGATCGCGCCCGACTCCAGCCTGACCAGCCGGTCCGCCACGTCGAAGTACCGGTCGTCGTGGCTGATGACCACCACCGTCTTGCCGGCCGCCTTCAGGTCCGGCAGGAGTTCCCGGTAGAAGATCTCCTTGAACAGCGGGTCCTGATCCGCCGCCCACTCGTCGAAGAGATAC
The sequence above is drawn from the Corallococcus macrosporus genome and encodes:
- a CDS encoding acyl-CoA dehydrogenase family protein; its protein translation is MSFFQAPPVLGNQYDDDAFLQGYLARTLPNDLFRSLQDDFRELGELGGKYFYEFQQRDRLNEPVLTQWDPWGKRIDHIEVTPLWKEAEALTARKGLVAVAYEQKSGALSRVHQFALNYLVQPSLDVYSCPLAMTDGAARSLLSLGNKALIDHALPHLTSRDPATFWTSGQWMTERTGGSDVGLTLTEARQSPEGWRLHGTKWFTSATTAQMALTLARPTGNGPGGKGLALFFVETRDAQGRLNGIQINRLKDKFGTKKVPTAELTLDGTLATPVAGLTDGIRNMAMMLNVTRTWNAMGATWAMRRALALAHDYAKRRVQFGAPLSEKPLHVDTLAGLEAEFQAGFLLAFRGVELLGKLETRTATEQELLLQRLVTPLAKLTTGRQVVHVTSEVTESFGGAGYVEDTGLPRIQADAQVLSIWEGTTNVLSLDSLRALAKEGTLEAFFHEVEGRLSKVTDAGLRPCVQTAHDALEHARAWVSGAMANPTTMEAGARRFSLTLGRTLELALLSEHAQWCLEHGHGPRSRAAARRFRQHGVDLIQDEIDLDDSRLLG
- a CDS encoding ATPase — translated: MTDFSRRPPPGPGPSSFDAEQDPNRSITPLETPAAAASPILATPPRPRSPTMAGVPLGGDKPPEPTRSRPAQSAPLPSVIFDPMPRPRVPPAQASGVAPPGAPPPFHEEMLDVQTERRTAPPGPPPAPQDPDRRASPGPERRGPDAERRGPPPAEADRRGPAGPAGADRRAASSAPPQGYVGPERRGFRRGEASDAPVTNRFWPAQPKSLQEAGLNTTFVEELVLKAIFFAGEMRGMDVATRLQLPTALVDEVIEGLRRQKYIDIRGGGGSGVGRSTMIYQLTTFVTDVLRQILDRNRYNGPAPVPFNEWVAAVKQQTVRGNRITRQRMEDKFGDLIIRDYIFDGIGPAMNSGRAIFFYGPPGNGKTAICQGMVNCYDGDIFVPHALLIDDFVVKMFDANIHRAVEDEPGMPSYDRRWVRCRRPLVVVGGELTLEMLDLVYTPEVKYYEAPFQMKASNGMLLIDDFGRQKVSPKDLLNRWIVPLESDVDILTLHTGKKIQVPFDVFAAFSTNLDPSDLVDDAFLRRVRYKLEVQRPDEEQFHEIFQMMCKKRGVPYDARAVDYLIDEHYRPLHRPFAACQPRDLLDQVIDMANYQGQTPRLDPALLDAAVRSYFVRFDKPEGSAPTAASASR
- a CDS encoding phytanoyl-CoA dioxygenase family protein, yielding MSVLSPEQCQRFAAEGYLVLPSFVDSGTCERMRTVILEQLASGDGPVEYEADVAYPGSPASIEAEGGRTVRRLLKAHGRSALFAAWFDDARMVEALGQLLEGPVVQARAHHNCVMTKQPRFSSDTGWHQDVRYWAFTRPELISTWLALGAETPENGGLKVLPGTHRMQFAPERYDAKLFLRPELPENASLIAGAQYVRLSPGDVLLFHARLFHAASRNHTQDTKYSVVATYRGTDNLPVPGSRSARD